The sequence below is a genomic window from Ipomoea triloba cultivar NCNSP0323 chromosome 2, ASM357664v1.
ttcttatctgagaaaagctttacatgatttaacttatatacgctactatactatctatgaatcatttagttgcaggtagattttcaaatcatgggtaaaaactttacaaacttccaaattatttatgttttcaaacctttgtctacttttaagtgacaacggattcccttacttagccgtcgtgctaactacacatcgatgtgttttccttatcagatgcagtgtaGCGTGGGcccttgtagcccgatgagctctgaataggatggaggtacaggttgaggtctactctatcctagaatagacaccctggaagaattatttccatatgtattaagtttgatgttgtatattgatgttgtaagtttagcctgtgcacttagagtggaggttgtcaaagaggtgatagaattcactctaggtgtggcggtagcacccagttttctgctgataagatgtaagcttccgcgatgtgaaaattggggtgttacaattttaTCTCAAACATATTATCCCAAATATACACTGTCAATCAGCCAACCATTCATAACATACTTAATGGTGTTAATTGACCAAAATATACAGAATGTTAGGACCAAAAACCAACTGTTCATAGCATACTGTCTATAGTGACTACAGAATGTTAGGACAAAAAACCAACAGTTCATAGCATACTGTCCATAGTGACTACAAGTGACCATAACCAAAAATAGATACAAATAAGTGTACCATAGTCACTACAAGTGAGCAAAAATCATATGCAGTTGCAGCCCTCCAATGTATCAATCCAGGTTGAGAGGTTTGTCAATGGTGTTACTGAATTGACACCTGAGACTAGTTCTAGATCTTGTCCTAGGATGATTGGAAGTGGTTGCAACTGTTGAGGACTTCTTAGTCCTTTTGGGAGTAAGTCTAGAGTTTGCAACTTGAGTAGCACTTTGAGACTCCAAGTCCTGTGTCATGTCAACTTCTGGCTGAGTTACTATTATTTCTTCATGTTGAGGCTGAACTCCAACTTGATTGTCAAACAAAGAGGCAACCCTTTCAGCTTCAATCCAGAAATGCTGAATTTGTTAAATTAGTGATCCTTGAGCATCAGCAGCAGCAAATGGTTGTTGAACAGCAGCATCAGGAGGTTGTTGACCAGCAGCAGCAACACCAAATGGTTGTTGAACAGCAGCAGCAGTACATTATTGAGCAGCAGCAGTAGGAGGTTGTtgaccagcagcagcagcaccaAATGGTTGTTGAACAGCAGCAACAGTACATTGTTGGCAGCAGCAGTAGGAGGTTGTTgaccagcagcagcagtagGAGGTTGTTGACCAGCAGCAACATCAAATTGTTGTTGAACAGCAGCAGCAGTAGGTTGTTGAGCACTTTTCTTCTTCGTGTTCATTCTTCTTTGATTACCTACATGACAAGAAATTAGACCACATAAATTAGTAAAGGTATCTGATCTCATTTTAGGAACAACTTTACCAATGTTTGTCATTACCTGTGATTGCCTTCCACTCCTATTTTCTGCGCAGGTTCTTGAGTTGTGCCCAGTCTTGTTGCATTTCCTACAATGCTTAACCAACAAACTAGGGTTCATGTGTGTCCCATCTAGACTTGTTTCACATCTGCCCCTCTTTCTTAACTTCTTTGGTCTCCCAGGCTTAGTATTATACAGTGGAGGCAGTGGTGGTTCCTTTGTTGATTTGGGCCACTCATGAGAACCAGCAAGTGGATTAATCCTCCCTCCATAAGTATTTAAGTATGTGCTGATTGAGTAGCAGGGGTCAACATAATGATGAACAGGTCCCTTCCCATGTCTCATCCATATAACACACACCGCATGTTTACATGGTATCCCGGTCAACTCCCACTTCCTACAACTACAAGTAAACCTCAAAAGATCTATTGTATGCTGCTCTAACAACCCTATCCCAGCCATGCATCTTATCTCAAACAGATTATCATCACTCTACACCCCTAAACAACCCGCAGCAGCATGCTCTACAAGTGCTATCTTTTTCATAATGTTAGGGCAAAAAGGTCCCTTCCATTTCAAGGATTGTTGTCTATTTCATATAGTTTAGACATCAACAGTTTTCTAATGGTCTCAGCACAAGAGATTAGAGGTTGTTCCCTAGCTTCTAAAATGAGTGCATTAAAACTTTCAGATATATTATTAACTAAGGCATCACACTTAGCATATGGAGTGAAATGGGACCTTGACCATTCAGAAGGATGCTTATCTCCAAGCCATTCATATGCTTCCACATGTAGATTCTTCAATTCTGCCATACACTCAGTGAAGCTGTTGACGGTTGTTGCCTTGGCTGCTGCCCATAACGCATCCTTGATAGCTTTGCCCATGAATCCTGCTAGTTTCATGTTACCATGAAGATGCCTCACACAGAATCTGTGTGAGGCATTAGGTAGAACTTCTGCAAAAGCAGGAAGGAGCCCTTTCTGTTTGTCTGCAACTAAAATAGAGTGCATTAAGTAGACAGTAATTAAAACAGCAATGAAAACAGTATGAAACAACTATTAAAGCAAAACAGAATGGTGTAAACAGTGATTAAAACAGCAATGAAAACAGTAATTAAATAGAATGGAAACAACTATTAAAGCAGAATGAAACACTATGTTACCTGAGATAAAGGTTAGGTGTTCTTGTGCTTCCCTTGTGATCTCTAAATCTGTCCTGAGCAACGCCAAGAACCAGCTCCAAGAATTCTTAGTTTCTCCTTCAACGATGGCATACGCTAGTGGAAAGATACTGTCATTCCCATCTAACCCCACAGCAGTCAACAATTGACCTCCAAACTTGTGTTTTAAATGGCAACCGCCAACCCCAATAATTTTTCTACAGAACTTGTACCCCTCCTTTGAAGCCTCCCAACTGAAGTACATCCTTAGAAATCTTGGTTTCCCATCATACAACAAATCTGTTACCTTCACACGATATGTAGTCCTTGGGTTAGTTTTTTCAATCTCCAAACAATAGTTATAAATGTTGTTGAAATTTTGTATAGCTTCTCCTTCTAAGGCAGCCTTGGCTTTAACCATAGCCCTATATGCTTGCTTCTTACTAAGCTGAAATTTCTCATCCACCTTTACTTTCTTTCTAAACTGTGCAGTTGTCCATGAGCTATGGTGTCCAATCTCCTTCATCCATCTCTTTGCAATCCTTGTTGATTTTACCATCTTGTTCTCATAGATCCATCCACATCCATCATGTTCTTCATTAAAACTTGCAATTCTCCAAGACAATGCATTTTTTACCTTCCAGAGGTTTATTTTAAAAGGGCAGCCAGGTTGTGTACATCTCACACACATCCTTTCCTTGTCATTTTTAGTGAACTTCAATTCCTTGCCAACATTATATGCATAGTTGTGGACTGCTTCCCTAAATTCATTCTTAGTTCCAAATGTTAATCCAATAGAGAACTTAGGGGTTTGCATCTGAGATTTTGCACTAAAACTTGGCCACTTTAAGTTctcttcatcctcatcctctTTCCCACTATCATCATCGGAGAAATGCACACCATCACCACTTCCAATGACATTCtcattcccaattctagtgACATTCTCATTGCTATTTGCAGTTACAATCTCATCCTCATTTCCTTCTCTTATCCCACCAAACTCCACATTAGGATCTATATTGGCCTCAAAATCAGTGTCATCATGGCCCACATTGTTATCACTAAAGTCAAAATAGTCTAAATCTTCATTAGACTGTGattcaccatcaccatcactaTCACCTACACCCTCACCCTCACCAACCCCTTCACTTACTACCCAGACCTCAATTTCCTCAGGAAACATCCCCACATCACAAACAGCCCAACAGTCACTATCATTAATTAGTTCAAATAAGGTACCAGTCCTAGTAGTAGTGAAAAACTTAAATTTCTCTAACATGTTATACCCTAATTCCTCCACTGTTTCTCTTAAGGTTATCATCCCCCACAAATCTATGTCTAGACTATAACACTGAGTTACCCCTCCAACATATCCTATTCCATGTGTTTTCAACGAACCACCATGCCTTAACTTCAAGTTGAACTGGCCACTGTTTCTTCCACTATAATTACCTAACCATTATAATGTACAAATATAATGACAAAAGACATCAACAGTAGGCAAAAAGTCACTAGCTAAACCAAATATTAAAATGAGGTAAAAAGTCACAACATAATGCACATATTTTATGATTCCCCTTAAAGACAAAAAATGTGGTCCCCACCATACGCATATAGCTACACTGAAATCCAACAACAACATAAAGGCTTGTGGTCCACACCTCAATAAGTACACATATATTAAACCACAACCCCACCATATGCATAAAAATATTCTGAAATTCAAcactaaacataaaaaaaaaacccccaccatcatttctatatatacacaGAACATCACATTCTCATACATAAAGTGAAACATTCTCAGTCCTGCTCTATAAAGTGAAACAACAACACAACAATACAAAGCTAATGTACACCAATCACCCAGTAGACAATGACAGTAGGCAAAATGTGAAGCATACAGCTTTAACTTTAACTTTAACTTCAAATCCATACACGCATAActcaaaaaagaatatataaaggCATATATACAAGTAAAATAGGGATTGCAAAGTTTAACATTTACCTATTCTGAAACCTATCACACATACAACTTTAACTTTAACAAATATTGAATTTTACCTAGGGTATTGTAGTCGCCTTCTCTTAGAGGATCCATCTTCCTTGCGCCCTAGTCCTAGCTTTCAACGATCAACAATGGTGTTTAACTTCGGGTTACGATTCaaatttgtttgattttggTTCGGATTGCTTCGACATTTGGGTAGGGTTTCGTGGATTTTGGTCGGAGAGTGTTGTTCGTTTGTCTAAGGCAGTGGGCAGTGTTCGCTTTGACTAAAGAGACCAACAAACATACGCTGATTAAGCCATGGGCCTAAAAGGACGGAAATACCCCTCCATTTCACGGTTGACAAACGGATTGACTAACGttagactaaaattgtccactTTTAACAAAGGCAGGGCAAAATGTGgtcaaaataataaatccagactaaaattgtccaatgcactataagtctaggatcaaaaaaggaattaactctaattattattattattactattgttgttgttgttgttgttgttgttgttctctctctctctctctctctctctctctctctctctctctctctctctctctctctctctcacacacacacacacacacacacaaacaatgCAAATTTATACATTAGAAGTTCATTAtaattgacattaaaatttatgtttaatttgcacttttctaaaaataattatctaaatacttattgtagttTGTATGGTATTATGTAgtagatactacttttggttggGATTACTCTAAGACTAACATTATCCTAGCTAATGTAccccctttctaatctatgtAGCAAGagagataattttttattattattatttaatgccaAATGTATTGCAAGAGGAAAGAGAATTAGTAAAATTAGCAAATGGAGAGAGAATTAGCTAATGAGAGGAAGAACACAAACCTTTATGGCAAAGCTGTAAAAGCTGCCGGAAAAGGACTATCACAACACaccttttgatttttattattttttaatattattttattattatatttataatataatattatgtgggATCcatttttgaaagtgagagagattTGCATGGATGTAAAATAAATAGTggagaatttacaaatttaatgatGTGGAAATGAAACCCATTTTAGAAAGTGAGAGATATTTGCAAGGATAAGGATAGCctaagttttgttaattcaCCTTTGGATAGGTTTGTCAATCTCTTTGTCTCATTGCTTGACCACTTCTTTTTTTGTTAGTAGTGTCTTATGTGCAATTGTGTTACTGGTGctagtttgcaaaaaaaaaaaaaaaaaaaaaaaaaaaNNNNNNNNNNNNNNNNNNNNNNNNNNNNNNNNNNNNNNNNNNNNNNNNNNNNNNNNNNNNNNNNNNNNNNNNNNNNNNNNNNNNNNNNNNNNNNNNNNNNNNNNNNNNNNNNNNNNNNNNNNNNaaaaaaaaaaaaaaaaaaaaaaaagaacagttCCAgtctaattagttttgttacattaaagaaataaatgcaTGGAATCCCTAAGTTAATTCgcttatactaatatttataaaattgattccGTAATTTTTTAGTCATTGATCATCCTAGATGGATGAATCAAATTAGTCCACACTTAACACGAATAGTTCGCCTTCTCATCTCATAGAAAGCGGCCATTAGCCGCCTTTCGTCAAGGAAGGCGGCCAACTGGTCGCCTTCCTATCTCAGAGAAGGCGACTAGTGGTAGACAATGACCGGCGACGATTCAACCGTCGCCAGCCGCCTAAGATGGATAAAATTGATGCCGAAACtctaatgacctgtaataacaggtcatttaccgatttttggacttcattggcttaatataacatgttaaaagGTGCAATTGCACTGTTTAAAAGTTTAGGGgttaattaacttttcaaattgtaagtaaataaactttaggggcttatttgacccttttccctaaattttatatactaatactgaagttaacattataaaaaaattagagaaatttacacttttattttatgattatagaggtcttgttaattttagtatttgactttaaaaactaacaatttggTCCCGTAACTATGCAATTgttatcacatttggtcctcccGACCAAATATCCTCGAAAAAATATAaaccatttttaattatttaatcatgaAGGCAAATCCATCATTTCacattatttcttcttcttccttcacaTGCTGGCCTGAGTTTGCCGATCAATGGCATTTGTAGAGTTAATTCTTCTGTTGTTATCCCCACCACCGTCGCAATCATCTCCCGCTAGCTCTCTGGCCGTCGCTTTTAGCTAGAGTAAGAAAACGCAGAGAAATTCAAATTTGAGAACTACTGGTTGAAGGGAAACTCAATGCCAGGAGATTATGTCTCGAAGTTGAGAAATATCATTGGGTATTAATCTCTACGACCTGTTTGAATTATGTAGCAAAGAAATCTAGAAGTGGGGTAAGGACTTCAACAAAAATTTACAACCTCAAATGATCACCTCCGATCTCAGCTTGGGCGTTGAAGGTCAAGAACCGATAGCCAAGGAATTTTGGAATTTTCGAAATACCAAAGAGAGTTCATAAGCTTGATGGATAAACAGAATAAATTTTGGAagcaaagggaaaaaaattttTAGTACTAAGGAGGAGACAACAACACCAGGTTTTTTCACAATGCTGTTAAACAGAGAAGGGGGAACAATTATATCACAAAGCTTCGGAATCAAAACGGAGTCTGGATCAATCAAGGGCCAGAGTTGAATGATATGGTAAGAGACTATTTTACTAATCTCTTTACTAGTTCTACTTTCTGGAGAACAATTACCTATGATAAATTGCCTTGATCCAAAAATCACTAGCAATCAGAATAGGGCTCTTTTGGGGAGGTTCTCTAGAGATGAGATTAAAAAGGTAGTGCACGGAATGTACCCTGATAAGAGTTCGGGTTTTGGTGGGCTAAATCCTGGTTTTTTCAAAGCTAATGGGACATCCTAGGGGAAAGTATTATTCAATTATGTAATGAATTCCTAAGGTCTGGTAAGCTCGCTAAAGGACTAAACACTACCCAAATTGTTTTGATCCCAAAGAAGTCTTCTCCGGAAACCATGGTTGACCTTAGACCAATAGCATTGTGTACAATGGCTTACAAAATCCTTGCTAAGGCCATGGCAAACAAGCTAAAAATACTTCTTGAAGATATTATCTCTAATAACCAAAGTGCTTTTGTACCAGGAAGATTGATCACTGATAATATTATGGTTGCCTTTGAAAGCAACACTTCCTGAAGAGGAAGACTCAAGGTTGTGAGAGATATGCAGCTTTGAAGCTAGACATCAGCAAAGCATATGACAGGTTGAAATGACCTCTTCTGCGTGGAATAATGCTCAAACTGGGGTTTGAAGAGTGTTGGGTGAATCTTGTAATGGAATGTGTGACCATAGTTGACTACTTTGTGCTAAGTAAAGATGAGGAGATAGGGCCAATCAAACCGGGAAGAGAGCTTCGGCAAGGCGAACAGATGGGTAAGTTACATGGTATAAAAGTGCTATGATTAGAAACTGTGAACATATGGGTAAGCTAATTGGTATAAAAGTTGCTAGGAATGCTCCCTCTATTAGTCATTTGTTCTTTGCAAATGACACTTATATTTTCTTCAAGGAAAACTCTTAAGAGGCTTCAAATTTAAAACCCCTCCTCAGTGATTATGCTTTGTCTTCTGGTCAATGTATAAATATAGACAAATCTTCCCTCAGCTACAATAGAAATGTGAATGATGAAGTGAGGGGGAAAGTGGAGGAAATTCTGAGAGTAAGGAACAGTGGTGAAAATCGGAATTACCTGGAACTTCCCATGATAATTGGCAAAAATAAGAAGGAGATTTTGAGCTTcatcaaaaaaagaaaaaagaatagtcAATCGTATCCAAGGATGGAATTATAGATTTCTTTCTAGAGCAGGTAAAGAAATCCTATTGAAAACTGTTGTTCAAGCTCTCCCTTCCTATGCTATGGGAGGTTTTCTCTTACCTATAGGGCTCATTAAGGAAATTGAATCCATTATGAATTCATATTGGTGGAGTGGATGGGCAAGATCAAATAGGGAAATTCATTGGAAGGCTTGGAAACACATGTGTTTAGCTAAGAAATGGGGAGGACTTGGATTTAGGAACCTGCAGGAATATAATCTGGCTTTACTTTTCAAACAATCTTGGAATCTAATTCAGAAGCCAAATCCCCTAGCCTCAAGAATTTACAAGGCAATGTATTTTCTTAACTCCTCTTTTCTTGAAGCAAACAAAGGTACAAACCCCTCCTATATTTGAAACTCAAGACATCATCCACAAACATTCTAGATGAAGAGTGGATAATGGAAATCAAGTGCATATTTGGGATGATAATTGGCTCACAGACAAATCCAACTCAAAGCTAAGGTTGTATCATATCTTTTCCCACTGATGGAACATGCAACAACAGCTGATCTTATGAACCCAGACAAAATTAGTTGGGACAAAGAAATAATCAGATACATGTTCGCCCAAAGAGATGcaaatcttattttaaaaatcccTCTTCCTAGGGAGACTGTGCAAGACAAAATAATATGGGGACCAGAAGAAGATGGTAACAACTCATTCAAGAGCTGCTATAAAGCCCTCTGCGGGGAGCAAGCTACTGAAGAAATTAGATACTGGAGCAGATTCTAGCAGTGCAAAGTCCCCCCAAGGTCAGAATATTCTTATGGCATGCATGCTCTATGTGTTTACCAACAAAAGACCTCCTAAGAAGACTGTAAACTGTGATGAAAAGTGTCTATTGTGTGCAAATAGGGAAGAATCTATTTTCCACTTATTTGTGGAATGTGATTTTGCAAAAGAATGTTGGAGTTACTTGGGTATCCAAAATCAGAATGTCAACACCTCAACATTTCATGATTGGCTTATAGAAGCCACTTCCAGTATGACTTCTAAACAAACTTGTTTCCTCATTATGGCTTGCTGAAGCATATGGACCCTTAGGAACAATAGAATGTGGCATAACCAAAGCAGGGAATCTCCTAACACTACCATTAGGAGAACACAAACCTACTACAATGA
It includes:
- the LOC116010799 gene encoding uncharacterized protein LOC116010799, which codes for MVASFCGFSPIIVVGLCSPNGSVRRFPALVMPHSIVPKGPYASASHNEETSNYSGRNSGQFNLKLRHGGSLKTHGIGYVGGVTQCYSLDIDLWGMITLRETVEELGYNMLEKFKFFTTTRTGTLFELINDSDCWAVCDVGMFPEEIEVWVVSEGVGEGEGVGDSDGDGESQSNEDLDYFDFSDNNVGHDDTDFEANIDPNVEFGGIREGNEDEIVTANSNENVTRIGNENVIGSGDGVHFSDDDSGKEDEDEENLKWPSFSAKSQMQTPKFSIGLTFGTKNEFREAVHNYAYNVGKELKFTKNDKERMCVRCTQPGCPFKINLWKVKNALSWRIASFNEEHDGCGWIYENKMVKSTRIAKRWMKEIGHHSSWTTAQFRKKVKVDEKFQLSKKQAYRAMVKAKAALEGEAIQNFNNIYNYCLEIEKTNPRTTYRVKVTDLLYDGKPRFLRMYFSWEASKEGYKFCRKIIGVGGCHLKHKFGGQLLTAVGLDGNDSIFPLAYAIVEGETKNSWSWFLALLRTDLEITREAQEHLTFISVADKQKGLLPAFAEVLPNASHRFCVRHLHGNMKLAGFMGKAIKDALWAAAKATTVNSFTECMAELKNLHVEAYEWLGDKHPSEWSRSHFTPYAKCDALVNNISESFNALILEAREQPLISCAETIRKLLMSKLYEIDNNP